The DNA sequence CGGCCGCACGTCGAAGACGAAGGGGCTGTCCGCGTCCGGGCGCGCGGCACCGTGCCCCTCGGTCGAGCGGGGGTCTTCAGGAACGTCGTTGCGGGGCACGAGCCTCTCCGTGGAATCAGGGGTGGAAGATTCTGGGTTTGGGGATATCAGGGGCGGGATCGATGCTCCGAGCGCTGGTGCTTCAGCGTGCCGGGCGTGGCCCGCGGGGAAGCGGCGCCGGACGTCGAACGCGGCCGGACCAGGCTACTCGATCCGCCCGGCCCGCGCCCGCGGGCACTGTGGCGCTAGCGGGTGTTGCCGTATCGCTGCCCCGCGCCGAAATCGGGCTGGCCGGTGCTGCGCAGCTGCTGACGGCCCCGCCCCACCGAGCGCAGCGTCCCGGAGAGCAGATCCTCGAACTCCGCCAGCTTGGTGTCGACGTACACGTCGCATTCGCCGCGCAGCCGCTCGGCCTCCTCGTGCGCCTCGTCGACGAGCCGGGCGGACTCGGCGTGCGCGGACTGGACGACCTCGCTCTGCGAGACCAACCGCTGCTGTTCGGCCGCGCCCTCCGCGATAGCGCGCTCGTACGAGGCGTTGCCGGCCTCCATGATCCTGTCGGCCTCGGTGCGGGCCCGTCCCGTCGTGGCCTCGTACTCGCGGCGCCCGGACTCCACGGCCCGATCGGCGTCCGCCTCCGCGGCGGCCACCAGCTCCGCCGCGTGCGCCCGCGCGTCCTCGACCATGCGGTCGGCCTGGTCCTTGGCATCGGCGACCATCCTGTCGGCCTGCTCACGCGCGTCGGCCAGCGTCGCGTCGGCGTGCTCGTTGGCCCGCCCGACCAGGTGGT is a window from the Tomitella gaofuii genome containing:
- a CDS encoding DivIVA domain-containing protein, whose protein sequence is MYRVFEALDELVVIVEESRGVPMTAGCVVPRGDVLDLLDDIKEALPPELDDAQDVLDRRDGMLGEARENADHLVGRANEHADATLADAREQADRMVADAKDQADRMVEDARAHAAELVAAAEADADRAVESGRREYEATTGRARTEADRIMEAGNASYERAIAEGAAEQQRLVSQSEVVQSAHAESARLVDEAHEEAERLRGECDVYVDTKLAEFEDLLSGTLRSVGRGRQQLRSTGQPDFGAGQRYGNTR